The following coding sequences lie in one Populus trichocarpa isolate Nisqually-1 chromosome 14, P.trichocarpa_v4.1, whole genome shotgun sequence genomic window:
- the LOC7457985 gene encoding protein RESISTANCE TO PHYTOPHTHORA 1, chloroplastic isoform X1, with amino-acid sequence MNALLSSSTSLCNSHILKLTSKPTSFRLSLPCNTNTTRYLGCDSLSLRIRASNNANEVDTQTAKEDQATETSNQVSSSSSAAAPAIDKDLKKVVQKTAATFAPRASTATKNPAVPGTTLYTVFEVQGYVCMLLGGALSFNLIFPSNEPDIWRLMGMWSIWMFTIPSLRARDCSKNEKEALNYLFLLVPLLNVTIPFFWKSFALVWSADTIAFFGMYAWKLGWLQKTE; translated from the exons ATGAACGCTCTCCTCTCAAGCTCAACCTCTCTCTGCAACTCTCACATTTTGAAGCTGACATCCAAACCCACAAGTTTCAGGCTATCATTACCATGCAATACCAATACTACCCGGTACTTGGGCTGCGACAGCTTGAGCTTGAGAATACGAGCCAGCAACAATGCAAATGAAGTGGATACGCAGACAGCAAAAGAAGATCAGGCAACTGAAACAAGCAATCAAGTCTCCAGTTCATCATCTGCTGCCGCACCTGCAATTGACAAAGACCTCAAAAAG GTGGTTCAAAAGACTGCTGCTACCTTTGCACCAAGAGCTTCCACAGCTACAAAAAATCCTGCTGTACCAGGAACTACCTTGTATACTGTTTTTGAGGTTCAAGGCTACGTCTGCATGTTGTTAGGTGGAGctctttctttcaatctcaTTTTCCCATCAAACGAACCTGACATTTGGAGATTGATGGGAATGTGGTCCATCTGGATGTTCA CAATTCCTTCCCTTCGTGCCCGGGACTGCTCCAAGAATGAGAAAGAGGCTCTTAATTATCTATTTCTACTCGTCCCTTTACTCAATGTTACAATCCCCTTCTTTTGGAAGTCCTTTGCGTTAGTATGGTCCGCCGATACCATTGCCTTCTTTGGAATGTATGCATGGAAG CTGGGATGGCTCCAGAAAACAGAGTAG
- the LOC7457985 gene encoding protein RESISTANCE TO PHYTOPHTHORA 1, chloroplastic isoform X2, with translation MQMKWIRRQQKKIRQLKQAIKSPVHHLLPHLQLTKTSKRMSLFALQQQVVQKTAATFAPRASTATKNPAVPGTTLYTVFEVQGYVCMLLGGALSFNLIFPSNEPDIWRLMGMWSIWMFTIPSLRARDCSKNEKEALNYLFLLVPLLNVTIPFFWKSFALVWSADTIAFFGMYAWKLGWLQKTE, from the exons ATGCAAATGAAGTGGATACGCAGACAGCAAAAGAAGATCAGGCAACTGAAACAAGCAATCAAGTCTCCAGTTCATCATCTGCTGCCGCACCTGCAATTGACAAAGACCTCAAAAAG GATGTCTCTCTTTGCATTACAACAACAGGTGGTTCAAAAGACTGCTGCTACCTTTGCACCAAGAGCTTCCACAGCTACAAAAAATCCTGCTGTACCAGGAACTACCTTGTATACTGTTTTTGAGGTTCAAGGCTACGTCTGCATGTTGTTAGGTGGAGctctttctttcaatctcaTTTTCCCATCAAACGAACCTGACATTTGGAGATTGATGGGAATGTGGTCCATCTGGATGTTCA CAATTCCTTCCCTTCGTGCCCGGGACTGCTCCAAGAATGAGAAAGAGGCTCTTAATTATCTATTTCTACTCGTCCCTTTACTCAATGTTACAATCCCCTTCTTTTGGAAGTCCTTTGCGTTAGTATGGTCCGCCGATACCATTGCCTTCTTTGGAATGTATGCATGGAAG CTGGGATGGCTCCAGAAAACAGAGTAG
- the LOC7466271 gene encoding transcription termination factor MTERF4, chloroplastic, which translates to MTIVSYAGITRPSFLLAHPELPVLVYCKLQLNSTSALRIPSNDMKRTEVTRFRCYVAERTFESTSVGSTLSNTGNVRLGRKQRSSSSLYSRPSLLEMKNEKIANRAKVYEFLRGIGIVPDELDGLELPVTTEVMRERVDFLHKLGLTIEDINNYPLVLGCSVKKNMIPVLDYLGKLGVRKSTFTEFLRRYPQVLHASVVVDLDPVVKYLQGMDIKPNDIPRVLERYPEILGFKLEGTMSTSVAYLVGIGLARREVGGVLTRYPEILGMRVGRVIKPFVEYLESLGIPRLAVARLIEKRPHILGFGLEEQVKPNVGSLLEFNVRKSSLPSVVAQYPEIIGIELKEKLLGQQCLLHSVIDLGPEDFGRVVEKMPQVVSLSRLPIVKHVDFLKDCGFSLQQVRAMVVGCPQLLALNLDIMKHSFDYFQVEMERPLDDLVTFPAFFTYGLESTIKPRHKRVAKKGMKCSLSWLLNCSDEKFEQRMEYDTIDMEEMEMPSFDMNTLTEPRSEDSASDYDDSDDEHI; encoded by the coding sequence ATGACGATTGTAAGCTATGCTGGCATTACGAGACCTAGTTTTTTGCTTGCACATCCAGAGTTACCTGTTCTTGTCTATTGCAAACTACAGCTAAACTCTACATCAGCTCTTAGAATCCCAAGTAATGATATGAAGAGGACTGAGGTCACAAGATTTCGGTGTTATGTTGCTGAGAGAACGTTTGAATCAACTTCTGTGGGTTCAACTCTATCCAACACAGGTAATGTTCGTTTGGGTCGGAAGCAAAGAAGCTCTTCATCCCTCTACAGTCGACCTAGTTTGCTGGAAATGAAAAATGAGAAGATAGCAAATCGTGCCAAGGTTTATGAATTCTTAAGGGGAATTGGTATTGTCCCTGATGAACTTGATGGGCTGGAGCTTCCTGTGACTACTGAGGTTATGAGGGAACGTGTTGATTTCCTTCACAAATTAGGTCTCACAATTGAGGACATCAACAACTACCCACTTGTTCTCGGTTGCAGTGTGAAGAAGAACATGATCCCTGTGCTTGACTATCTTGGAAAATTGGGTGTTAGGAAATCCACTTTCACTGAGTTCTTAAGAAGATATCCCCAAGTCCTTCATGCTAGTGTTGTTGTAGATCTAGATCCAGTGGTCAAATATCTTCAAGGAATGGATATCAAGCCAAATGATATCCCTCGAGTGCTTGAGAGATATCCAGAAATTCTGGGGTTCAAGCTTGAAGGGACCATGAGCACATCAGTGGCTTATTTGGTTGGAATCGGGTTAGCAAGGAGAGAAGTTGGAGGGGTTTTAACTAGATACCCAGAGATTTTGGGGATGCGAGTAGGACGGGTGATCAAGCCTTTTGTGGAGTATCTTGAAAGCTTGGGCATACCAAGATTAGCTGTAGCTAGATTGATAGAAAAGCGACCTCAcatccttggttttggattagAGGAACAGGTGAAACCAAATGTTGGATCCCTTTTAGAGTTTAATGTAAGAAAATCCTCACTTCCTTCTGTGGTAGCACAATATCCTGAGATTATTGGAATTGAGCTGAAGGAAAAACTTCTGGGTCAACAGTGTTTACTTCATTCAGTTATTGATTTGGGCCCTGAGGACTTTGGCAGAGTTGTTGAGAAGATGCCACAGGTTGTCAGCCTTAGTAGACTAcctattgtgaaacatgtggaTTTCCTTAAAGACTGTGGATTCTCTTTGCAACAAGTGAGGGCAATGGTTGTGGGATGTCCCCAGTTGCTTGCTTTGAATCTTGACATTATGAAACACAGTTTTGATTACTTCCAAGTGGAGATGGAAAGACCTTTGGATGATTTGGTTACTTTCCCTGCTTTCTTTACATATGGTTTGGAGTCCACTATAAAACCAAGACATAAGAGGGTTGCAAAGAAGGGCATGAAGTGTTCACTTTCATGGCTCCTTAACTGCTCTGATGAGAAGTTTGAGCAACGAATGGAGTATGACACTATTGACATGGAGGAGATGGAGATGCCATCATTTGACATGAATACTCTGACGGAACCAAGGAGTGAAGATTCTGCTTCTGACTATGACGACAGTGATGATGAGCACATTTAG